One genomic region from Harpia harpyja isolate bHarHar1 chromosome 1, bHarHar1 primary haplotype, whole genome shotgun sequence encodes:
- the LOC128149273 gene encoding basic proline-rich protein-like, which yields PFPPPFPPFPPLSPPFPPPFPPFPPFPPLSPPSPPFPTFPPLSPHSPPFPPFPPFPPLSPPFPPFPPLSPPFPPLPPPSPPSPPFPPLPPLPPPSPPFPPLPPPSPPFPPLPPPSPPFPPLPPPSPPFPPPSPPSPPFPPPSPPLPPLPPLPPPFPPFPPPPPPSFPPFPPLPPSFPPFLPLPSPPSFPFLPPLPSPSFPPSPLPPLPPLPPPSPPFPPLPPPSPPYPPLPPLPPPSPPFPPLPPPSPPFPPLPPPSPPFPPLPPPSPPSPPSPLPPLPPLPPLPPLPPPSPPFPPLPPPFPPLPPPSPPFPPLPPLPPPSPPFPPLPPLPPPSPPFPPLPPPFPPFPPFPPLPPPSPPSPPLPPPSPPSPPFPPPSPPFPPPSPPPPSPPPSPPLPPLPPLPPPPPPFPPPSPPFPPPSPPSPPSPPSPPSPPSPPFPPFPPFPPSPPSPPSPPSPPSPPSPPSSPFLPPFLPPFLPPLPPLPPPLPPPLPPPSSPPSPPFLPPFPPLPPPLPPPFPPTPSPPLPPRGLSPSRKELMKRKGLQ from the coding sequence ccctttcccccccctttcccccctttcccccccctttcccccccctttcccccccctttccccccctttcccccctttccccccctttcccccccttccccccctttccccacctttccccccctttccccccattccccccctttcccccctttccccccctttccccccctttccccccctttccccccctttccccccctttccccccctttccccccccttccccccccttcccccccttccccccccttccccccccttcccccccttccccccccctccccccccttccccccccttccccccccttccccccccttccccccccttccccccccttccccccccttccccccccttccccccccttccccccccttcccccccccttcccccccttccccccccttcccccccccttcccccccccttcccccccttcccccccttccccccccattcccccccttccccccccctccccccccttccttcccccccttcccccccctccccccttccttcccccccttccttccccttccttcccccccttccttccccttccttcccccccttccttccccttccttccccccttccccccttcccccccttcccccccttccccccccttccccccccttccccccccttccccccccttcccccccctaccccccccttcccccccttccccccccttccccccccttccccccccttccccccccttccccccccttccccccccttccccccccttcccccccattccccccccttccccccccttcccccccttcccccccttccccccttcccccccttcccccccttcccccccttcccccccttccccccccttccccccccttccccccccttcccccccccttccccccccttccccccccttccccccccttccccccccttcccccccttccccccccttccccccccttccccccccttcccccccttccccccccttccccccccttccccccccttcccccccctttcccccccttcccccccttccccccccttccccccccttcccccccttcccccccccttccccccccttcccccccttccccccccttcccccccccttccccccccttcccccccccttcccccccccccccttccccccccccttccccccccctcccccccctccccccccttcccccccctcccccccccttcccccccccttccccccccttcccccccccttcccccccttcccccccttcccccccttcccccccttcccccccttccccccccttcccccccttcccccccttccccccctcccccccttcccccccttcccccccttcccccccttcccccccttcccccccttcctcccccttcctcccccccttcctcccccccttcctccccccccttcctccccttcctcccccccttcctcccccccttccccccccttcctcccccccttccccccccttcctcccccccttccccccccttccccccccccttcccccccccttcccccccaccccttcccccccccttccccctcgaGGGCTTTCTCCTTCTAGAAAGGAACTGATGAAGAGGAAGGGTTTGCAATAA